The following proteins are encoded in a genomic region of Arachis stenosperma cultivar V10309 chromosome 4, arast.V10309.gnm1.PFL2, whole genome shotgun sequence:
- the LOC130976161 gene encoding uncharacterized protein LOC130976161, with the protein MFGRKVFLTYKRKRQSSSEDAHNYSLSAQDKHDKQTAEKATEKNEEKRMRGCSSWLPVRKPDSLRSGEQGNCDATEVMVTRSKSFSSRHQCEDTSETARDAGELLAVHAEKASKNASGPLGDSCATEISKNEFSNCPNIQCTSPSVKLDAGNGLNLVGSEACITRECSSPKGNESSVLNKSIEEFTDSQLKDGFINPSRRKVIKTKLGTPLITFNRCHKRKRDSDATDGQSELLHGKENISALAKWSMLVDVNASASSTNESSCEECPVDKVPDLNQSVDHLERGKLLNQIQNEASSKSCSTVFLADLNQSVELSERGVLNQAREKAENAPHPDTSGVVSATCVTHFGEQLHHGEDIDKTGTIAIEPGQSCLIQKDAEHMHKDCEGVSINVDSSDPCPTTTADQELESEPSVREAMRNGTCDDAEKTGGLREFDLLVDSSDENIVDLNLGVGKHPVNLKMTTPADKLASISSSSATVEDQISPLELLNVKDTQMIPEGTSSDVCSIIAQPQSTGSMMSSKRMNVQQSKIIRSEPVPTVSLSLGLSLPVEPNIGGCDSITCLSLLPLPNSLSETKGSVQDMLTEYSASRKPWHRRHKMMLESIVSRARSLNERGIFQDNLMPHPTMWSEEELDYLWIGVRRHGKGNWDAMLRDPRLRFSPLRLAKDLADRWEDEQLKVLNDVAFPQFMYPKAASLEGNFCLDPKASFWRESAIDNTKLSPEDMFSYRDSNTLKKSRARLNSHGNTTGRNHRPGFHSRKASYNKSADNYEWGSFPGSLSLPRENSYSNDFPFNFSTGNSNLPHWLREAIFAPPLKSVEPNLAPATAVSLSSHPEHGLDAGKSSFVPQNRLSGLGTTEPQMSNQNGSSHCATYSRRRFGMMKVNKPLEQHVKKSDALIIIDSDTSSEETISDDNRSSL; encoded by the exons ATGTTCGGCCGCAAAGTTTTCCTAACATACAAAAGAAAGCGACAATCATCTTCTGAAGATGCCCATAATTATTCTTTATCTGCACAAGATAAACATGACAAGCAAACTGCTGAGAAGGCAACGGAAAAGAATGAAGAGAAACGGATG CGAGGTTGTTCATCATGGCTCCCGGTTCGCAAACCTGACAGCCTTAGGTCCGGAGAGCAAGGAAATTGTGATGCAACAGAAGTAATGGTTACTAGGTCTAAATCATTTTCATCAAGGCATCAATGCGAGGATACCTCAGAGACGGCAAGGGATGCTGGTGAATTACTTGCTGTACACGCAGAAAAGGCTTCAAAGAATGCTTCTGGTCCTCTTGGAGATTCCTGTGCCACTGAAATCTCTAAGAATGAATTTAGCAATTGTCCAAATATACAATGCACTTCCCCTTCAGTTAAATTGGATGCCGGGAATGGTTTGAATTTAGTTGGCTCAGAGGCATGCATTACAAGGGAATGCAGCTCTCCAAAAGGCAATGAATCTTCTGTATTGAATAAGTCAATAGAAGAATTTACTGATTCACAGTTAAAAGATGGTTTCATTAACCCATCTCGACGTAAGGTTATAAAGACTAAGTTGGGCACCCCATTAATTACCTTCAATCGATGccataaaagaaaaagagattcAGATGCAACTGATGGACAAAGCGAATTATTGCACGGGAAGGAAAATATATCAGCGCTAGCCAAGTGGAGCATGCTTGTTGATGTTAATGCCAGTGCTAGTTCTACCAATGAATCATCTTGTGAGGAATGTCCTGTAGATAAAGTACCAGACCTTAATCAATCAGTGGATCATTTGGAAAGAGGGAAGCTGTTGAATCAAATCCAAAATGAAGCATCCTCTAAAAGCTGCTCTACGGTTTTTCTGGCTGACCTTAATCAATCAGTTGAGCTTTCAGAAAGAGGGGTGCTTAATCAAGCTAGAGAAAAA GCAGAAAATGCACCCCATCCGGACACTTCGGGAGTTGTTTCCGCAACATG TGTGACACATTTTGGGGAGCAACTGCATCATGGCGAGGACATAGACAAAACCGGTACCATTGCAATAGAACCAGGCCAGAGTTGCCTAATTCAAAAGGATGCTGAACATATGCATAAGGATTGTGAAGGAGTTTCTATCAATGTTGATTCTAGTGATCCCTGCCCAACCACAACTGCTGATCAGGAACTAGAGTCCGAGCCATCTGTAAGAGAGGCCATGCGAAATGGTACATGTGATGATGCGGAAAAAACCGGAGGACTCCGTGAATTTGACCTGCTTGTTGACTCTTCAG ACGAGAACATAGTTGATTTAAACTTGGGTGTTGGCAAACATCCCGTAAATTTGAAGATGACAACTCCTGCAGACAAATTGGCCTCTATAAGCAGTAGTTCTGCCACTGTGGAAGATCAAATTTCTCCATTGGAATTGTTAAATGTCAAAGATACACAG ATGATTCCAGAAGGAACATCCAGTGATGTTTGCTCAATCATTGCTCAACCTCAGTCAACTGGTAGCATGATGTCTAGCAAAAGAATGAATGTTCAACAAAGTAAAATTATTCGATCGGAACCTGTGCCAACAGTTTCGCTTTCTTTGGGTTTGTCTTTACCTGTTGAGCCTAACATTGGAGGTTGTGATTCCATTACTTGCTTGTCACTATTGCCTTTGCCAAATTCATTGAGTGAAACCAAAGGTTCTGTACAAGACATGTTAACTGAATATTCAGCAAGCCGAAAACCGTGGCATCGCCGACACAAAATGATGCTTGAGAGCATTGTAAGCAGAGCAAGATCTTTGAATGAAAGGGGCATTTTTCAAGATAACTTGATGCCACACCCAACCATGTGGTCTGAAGAGGAGCTGGATTATCTCTGGATTGGTGTGAGGAGACATGGTAAGGGGAATTGGGACGCCATGCTAAGGGATCCAAGACTGAGGTTTTCGCCGTTAAGGTTAGCAAAGGACCTTGCTGATCGTTGGGAGGATGAACAATTAAAAGTTTTGAATGATGTTGCTTTTCCACAGTTCATGTATCCAAAAGCCGCATCATTGGAAGGAAACTTCTGCTTAGATCCTAAAGCAAGTTTTTGGAGAGAAAGTGCAATAGACAATACTAAGCTTTCGCCGGAAGATATGTTTTCTTACAGGGACAGTAATACCCTAAAGAAATCCCGTGCTCGGTTAAATTCTCATGGTAACACCACCGGACGGAATCATAGGCCGGGCTTTCATTCTAGGAAGGCCTCTTACAACAAAAGTGCAGATAATTATGAATGGGGATCTTTTCCTGGGAGCTTGAGTCTTCCCAGAGAAAATTCTTATTCAAATGATTTTCCCTTTAACTTTTCCACAGGAAACAGTAATTTGCCTCACTGGCTGAGAGAAGCAATTTTTGCTCCTCCTTTAAAGTCAGTTGAGCCGAACCTGGCTCCGGCCACAGCCGTTTCTTTGAGTTCTCATCCGGAGCATGGCTTGGATGCCGGGAAGTCTAGCTTTGTGCCTCAAAATAGGTTGAGTGGTTTGGGAACAACTGAGCCACAAATGTCAAATCAAAATGGTTCTTCTCACTGTGCAACCtattcaagaagaagatttgggatgaTGAAAGTGAATAAGCCATTGGAGCAACATGTCAAGAAATCAGATGCCTTAATTATTATTGATAGTGACACATCTTCTGAAGAGACCATATCTGATGATAACCGTTCCAGCTTATAA